The following proteins come from a genomic window of Gottfriedia acidiceleris:
- a CDS encoding sigma 54-interacting transcriptional regulator, giving the protein MNRKNQIYEVFLQNKEQGFTANEIAQKLSLDRANVSSDLNKLVKEELLIKTNSRPVIFKLLSQTLQRTDKSQIKIASSDYKYEYFYEENISLRPAIEKARSAILYPPSGMHTLILGETGVGKSAFAKRMHDYAILTNVLEKDSPFIIFNCADYANNPQLLLGQLFGVRKGAYTGATEQKGLLEKANNGILFLDEVHRLTPEGQEMLFTFIDYKLYRRLGETENERTSNVLIISATTEDPGSTLLSTFTRRIPMVITLPALRDRTYEERLTLIKRFFTEESVRLGKEIVVSANTIRSFLFYPCQNNIGQLKADIQLACAKAYADFITHKHDKIRIYSTDLNWYVKEGLFIEKKVKHAVTLLNEHFEFSPTKGITSNQQLDHSADTIYDRIDTKYEELKQRGVAQDELSLLMENDIESYFTHYLTSINRKLSSKENVQKIIKPEIVTLSEKVLKLAEEKLSKRFNEKILVALSLHIQTLLQRIQSNKKIYHPNITQIRDQYKKEFSVSIECVKMIEDFSNVSIPFDEVAFITMFFVYGNEDYKVTSSNVKVIVLAHGNGIAREMANVTNELLENEEVIGIDMPLSEPPQDFLIRVKDYIKSLGKLNGILLCIDMGSLSYIGDIIEAEYSIPVRVIQLVSTAHVIEASRKATLGYNLDELYQDVRNLTTFFINSHSNKTKQPEFNRSVILTACLTGQGSAIAIKNILANNLVYDKEMLEIVPISLLNKDELQKMLNDISKERSIVCIVSNFDINVPFNTFHLQDVLNMKATKTIQELITYEETYLKMAETLQETISLKDAKKVISVIRRALNDIQVQTDKFFKNEDLMGIVIHMSCMIERIQNSQPLIPFKDKEDKINSDYMLYLKIKKIMQQIEDACDIIIPDDEICYLMEFYSRNDISRLDEEFYIK; this is encoded by the coding sequence ATGAACAGAAAAAATCAGATTTATGAAGTTTTTCTTCAAAATAAGGAACAAGGTTTTACTGCTAATGAGATTGCTCAAAAGCTCAGTTTAGATAGAGCAAACGTTAGCAGTGATTTAAATAAATTAGTTAAAGAAGAATTATTAATTAAAACGAATTCTAGACCGGTCATATTTAAACTTCTATCTCAAACTTTACAACGAACGGATAAATCTCAAATTAAGATAGCAAGTTCAGACTATAAATATGAATATTTTTATGAGGAAAATATTAGTTTAAGACCTGCCATCGAAAAAGCTAGATCAGCTATACTCTATCCACCAAGTGGTATGCATACATTAATACTCGGTGAGACTGGGGTTGGTAAATCTGCTTTTGCTAAAAGAATGCATGATTACGCAATTCTTACGAATGTTTTAGAAAAGGATTCTCCATTCATTATTTTTAATTGCGCAGACTATGCAAATAATCCACAACTATTATTAGGTCAGCTTTTCGGTGTAAGAAAAGGTGCTTATACAGGTGCAACAGAACAAAAAGGTCTACTTGAGAAAGCAAATAATGGAATTTTATTTTTAGATGAGGTTCATCGTCTTACTCCCGAAGGTCAAGAAATGTTATTTACGTTCATTGATTATAAGTTGTATAGAAGACTAGGAGAGACAGAAAACGAGCGAACATCAAATGTTTTAATCATTTCAGCAACAACAGAGGATCCCGGGTCCACTTTATTATCTACATTTACGCGCCGGATTCCTATGGTCATTACATTGCCAGCTCTTCGTGATCGAACTTATGAAGAGAGATTGACACTCATTAAACGATTTTTCACTGAAGAAAGTGTTCGTCTAGGAAAAGAGATCGTTGTAAGTGCAAATACTATTCGCTCTTTTCTATTTTATCCGTGTCAAAACAATATCGGACAACTTAAAGCCGACATCCAATTAGCTTGCGCGAAAGCTTATGCAGATTTTATTACTCATAAACATGACAAAATACGTATTTATAGCACTGATTTGAACTGGTATGTGAAGGAAGGCTTATTCATTGAAAAAAAAGTAAAGCATGCAGTCACACTGTTAAATGAGCATTTTGAATTTTCACCAACAAAGGGTATAACTAGTAACCAACAATTGGATCATTCTGCAGATACAATTTATGACCGAATTGATACGAAATATGAAGAACTTAAACAACGTGGCGTTGCTCAGGACGAGTTATCCTTACTAATGGAAAACGATATTGAAAGTTATTTTACGCATTATTTAACTTCTATTAATCGCAAACTATCTAGTAAAGAAAATGTCCAAAAAATAATCAAGCCTGAAATTGTTACACTAAGTGAAAAGGTACTAAAACTAGCAGAAGAAAAATTAAGTAAGAGATTTAATGAAAAAATACTTGTTGCACTTAGCCTTCACATACAAACCCTATTACAACGTATACAGTCAAACAAGAAAATTTATCATCCAAATATAACGCAAATCCGAGATCAATATAAGAAAGAGTTTTCCGTTTCAATTGAATGTGTAAAAATGATTGAAGATTTTTCAAATGTTTCAATCCCATTTGATGAAGTAGCATTTATAACGATGTTTTTTGTATATGGAAACGAAGATTATAAAGTGACTAGTTCCAATGTAAAAGTAATTGTATTAGCTCACGGTAATGGAATTGCTAGAGAAATGGCAAATGTAACAAATGAACTGCTAGAAAACGAGGAAGTTATTGGAATCGATATGCCATTAAGTGAACCACCACAAGATTTTTTAATTCGAGTAAAAGATTATATTAAATCCTTAGGTAAATTAAATGGAATTCTACTTTGTATCGATATGGGGTCACTATCTTATATTGGTGACATAATTGAAGCCGAATATTCAATTCCTGTACGCGTGATTCAATTGGTAAGTACTGCACATGTAATCGAAGCCTCTAGAAAAGCAACACTAGGTTATAATTTAGACGAGCTTTATCAGGACGTGCGAAACTTAACTACTTTCTTCATCAATTCTCATTCGAATAAAACGAAACAACCTGAATTTAATCGTTCTGTCATTTTAACTGCATGTCTGACTGGTCAGGGAAGTGCAATCGCCATTAAAAATATACTAGCGAATAACTTGGTCTATGATAAAGAGATGCTAGAAATCGTACCAATTAGCCTTTTAAATAAAGACGAATTACAAAAAATGTTAAATGATATATCTAAAGAACGTAGTATCGTATGTATTGTTTCGAATTTTGATATAAATGTTCCATTTAATACGTTTCATTTACAGGATGTATTAAACATGAAGGCTACAAAGACAATACAAGAATTGATAACTTATGAAGAAACGTATTTAAAAATGGCTGAAACATTACAAGAGACTATTTCTTTAAAGGATGCTAAAAAAGTAATTAGTGTGATTAGACGTGCCTTAAATGATATACAAGTCCAAACAGATAAATTTTTCAAAAACGAGGATCTAATGGGAATTGTTATTCATATGAGTTGTATGATTGAGCGAATTCAAAACTCACAGCCTCTCATCCCATTTAAAGATAAAGAAGATAAAATAAATAGTGACTATATGCTATATTTAAAAATTAAAAAAATAATGCAGCAAATTGAGGATGCTTGTGACATTATCATACCTGATGATGAAATATGTTACTTAATGGAATTTTATTCTAGAAATGATATAAGCAGATTAGATGAAGAATTTTATATAAAATAA
- a CDS encoding IS1182 family transposase codes for MISNQESFTLSPFMALYDLIVPKDNILRQINELVDFTFVLEELKNKYCLDNGRNAVPPIRMFKYLLLKSIFDLSDVDVVERSKYDMSFKYFLDMAPEESVINSSSLTKFRKLRLKDVELLDMLINKTVEIALEKELIKSTSIIVDATHTRSRYNQKSPKEFLMEKSKLLRKAVYQINEGMRGKFPQKPTTNDLIDEIKYSQKVIQSVEKEESIREYPKVKEKLNYLKEIVEDYEGNLEFSHDPDAKTGHKSADTSFFGYKTHIAMNEERLITAALVTTGEKNDGKYLQTLIEKSCETGMEIDTVIGDTAYSEIDNLQYVNENELKLVSKLNPTITHGTRKKEDEFQYNKDAGMYVCKAGHMAIRKRRQERKNQKKNPRDMYYFDIEKCKKCPFKDGCYKEGAKSKSYSVTIKSTEHKEHAQFQESEYFKEKSKERYKIEAKNSELKHRHGYNVANSTGLLGMEMQGAMAIFAVNLKRILTLMKEEN; via the coding sequence ATGATCTCAAATCAAGAATCTTTTACTCTCAGTCCTTTCATGGCTTTATACGATTTAATTGTTCCGAAAGATAATATACTTCGTCAAATAAATGAATTAGTAGATTTTACGTTTGTTTTAGAAGAATTAAAAAATAAATATTGCCTTGATAACGGCCGGAATGCAGTGCCGCCTATTCGTATGTTCAAATATTTGTTACTAAAATCGATCTTTGATTTATCAGATGTTGATGTTGTTGAACGATCAAAGTATGATATGTCTTTTAAATATTTTCTTGATATGGCTCCGGAAGAATCAGTGATCAATTCAAGTTCTTTAACGAAATTTCGTAAGCTTCGTTTAAAAGATGTTGAATTATTAGACATGTTGATCAATAAAACAGTCGAAATCGCACTTGAAAAAGAACTAATTAAAAGTACGTCCATTATAGTTGATGCAACTCATACAAGATCGCGATATAATCAAAAATCACCAAAAGAATTTTTAATGGAAAAGTCAAAGCTTCTTCGAAAAGCTGTTTATCAAATCAATGAGGGAATGAGAGGAAAATTCCCACAAAAGCCAACAACGAATGATTTAATCGATGAAATTAAATATAGTCAAAAAGTCATCCAATCTGTGGAAAAAGAAGAATCAATCCGTGAATATCCAAAAGTCAAAGAAAAACTAAACTATCTAAAAGAAATTGTAGAAGATTACGAGGGCAACCTAGAATTTTCACATGATCCTGACGCAAAAACTGGTCACAAATCAGCTGATACCTCATTCTTTGGTTATAAAACACATATTGCGATGAACGAAGAGCGTCTTATTACAGCTGCATTGGTTACTACTGGTGAAAAAAATGATGGAAAGTACCTACAAACATTGATTGAAAAAAGTTGTGAAACAGGAATGGAAATTGATACAGTCATTGGTGATACAGCTTATTCAGAGATTGATAATCTTCAATACGTAAATGAAAATGAATTAAAATTAGTTTCGAAATTAAACCCAACGATTACACATGGAACACGTAAAAAAGAAGATGAATTTCAATATAATAAGGATGCGGGTATGTACGTTTGCAAGGCAGGTCATATGGCAATCCGAAAAAGAAGACAAGAAAGAAAAAATCAGAAAAAAAATCCGCGAGATATGTATTACTTTGATATTGAAAAATGTAAAAAATGTCCCTTTAAAGATGGATGTTACAAAGAAGGTGCCAAAAGTAAATCATATAGTGTAACAATTAAATCAACTGAACACAAAGAGCATGCACAATTTCAAGAAAGCGAATATTTCAAAGAGAAATCAAAAGAACGCTATAAAATTGAAGCAAAAAATAGTGAATTAAAACACAGACACGGGTACAATGTAGCAAATTCCACGGGTCTATTAGGCATGGAAATGCAAGGGGCAATGGCCATATTCGCAGTTAATTTAAAACGAATACTGACCTTAATGAAGGAAGAAAACTAA
- the rpoN gene encoding RNA polymerase factor sigma-54, which translates to MEMNLMQKQSLKLAMTQELRQAITMLQFNAQELTDFLFEQSLENPLIEVETPYNDYTSSKVKQQTTSSGQGMELYTRRTETLQEELVSQLNELKIDNEEYKIIKYLIYNLDKNGFLMESDEELIHELNISYVQLQICIDTLQRFEPSGVGARSVKECLLIQLNGLEVDTTIAKQVIKDYFDLFVNKNWKEIAKKLKISLPDLQKEIDLILTLQPRPGLNYFQDQVNYVAPDLTVEKIGGEFVVLINDKIMPRLKVLNEYSSILNGQHEKEVSTYLKDKNTQVNWLMKSLEERKSTMLAVMNCILRKQIAFFEKGPANLKTLTLKEIAEELSLHESTISRTCKNKYVQTPFGLYEMKKFFHQGVSVDGEELASTSVQVFIKQLVDEENKEKPLSDQKLVELLAEKHGVEISRRTVAKYRDILRIPGSSKRKRFS; encoded by the coding sequence ATGGAAATGAATTTAATGCAAAAACAATCATTGAAACTTGCAATGACTCAGGAACTACGACAAGCCATTACAATGCTTCAATTTAATGCCCAAGAGTTAACTGATTTTTTATTTGAGCAATCATTAGAAAATCCCTTAATTGAGGTCGAAACTCCTTATAACGATTACACTTCTTCAAAAGTCAAACAACAAACTACTTCCAGCGGACAAGGAATGGAGTTATATACTCGAAGAACAGAAACATTACAAGAAGAACTTGTTAGTCAGTTAAATGAGTTGAAAATAGATAATGAGGAATATAAAATTATTAAATATTTAATTTATAACTTAGATAAAAATGGATTTTTGATGGAATCAGATGAAGAGCTTATTCATGAATTAAATATTTCTTACGTCCAGTTACAAATCTGCATTGATACCCTTCAACGTTTCGAACCCTCAGGAGTTGGAGCAAGATCAGTTAAAGAGTGCTTATTGATTCAACTAAATGGTCTAGAAGTTGATACAACAATTGCAAAACAGGTCATTAAAGATTATTTTGATCTATTTGTTAATAAAAATTGGAAAGAAATAGCGAAGAAACTTAAGATTAGCTTACCTGATTTACAAAAAGAAATTGACTTAATTTTAACCCTTCAGCCAAGGCCAGGTTTAAATTATTTCCAAGACCAAGTAAATTATGTGGCTCCTGATTTAACAGTTGAAAAAATAGGTGGGGAATTTGTTGTACTAATTAATGATAAAATTATGCCCCGTTTAAAAGTACTTAATGAATATTCTTCAATTTTAAATGGTCAACATGAGAAGGAAGTTTCAACTTATTTAAAGGATAAAAATACGCAAGTTAACTGGTTAATGAAAAGCTTGGAAGAACGAAAATCAACGATGTTAGCAGTAATGAATTGTATCCTTCGAAAGCAAATTGCTTTTTTTGAAAAAGGTCCTGCAAATTTAAAAACTCTTACTTTAAAAGAGATAGCGGAAGAACTTTCATTACATGAATCGACCATTAGCCGTACTTGTAAAAACAAATATGTACAGACACCGTTTGGCTTATATGAAATGAAGAAATTCTTTCATCAAGGTGTAAGTGTGGACGGCGAGGAGCTTGCATCAACGAGTGTACAGGTATTCATCAAGCAGCTAGTAGATGAAGAAAACAAAGAAAAACCATTATCAGATCAAAAACTAGTTGAATTATTAGCTGAAAAACATGGAGTGGAAATCTCTAGAAGAACTGTAGCAAAATATAGAGATATACTTAGAATTCCTGGTTCATCAAAACGAAAGCGCTTTAGTTAA